In Bdellovibrio bacteriovorus, the following are encoded in one genomic region:
- the dnaE gene encoding DNA polymerase III subunit alpha translates to MSFAHLHVHSEYSLLEAACRVKGIAKKAAAMQMPAVALTDNGNMFAAVEFYFACKDNNVKPILGLDAYIAPGSRHEKKQDRDAVQTGPRRLVFLAQNTDGYKNLCKLSTIGYQEGFYWKPRIDYEVIKEYNQNLICLTGGLRGEVAESFLREGPDAALAKIRQLKEIFDDRLYLEMCRTGVPEWDQINPFLMEASKIVGVPVVASNDVHYMTQDDQLAQEVLICIGSNKTLSDESRFRLGTDEFYFKSADQMTSLFADVPEAISNTLQIADRCDVKFKIKDESGKPIYHLPTFPTEGGVSLTEDIARKSRAGLEERFVEAAARGEAVPEEKKPEYEARLKYELGIIDRMGFNGYFLIVQDFINWAKQNDIPVGPGRGSGAGSLVAYVLRITDLDPLPNFLLFERFLNPERISMPDFDIDFCQDRRQEVIQYVTQKYGQESVSQIITYGKLQARAAIKDVGRVLGMTFPEVDAVTKLIPEKLGITLKDAQEMEPRLNEMMEMNPTVATLWDLALRIEGMVRHAGIHAAGVIIADGQLVRHAPLYRGAGDEQVVQYDMKHAEKIGLIKFDFLGLKTLTHINHALKLIKKNRGKTLLASQIPMTDTATFEMMSRGDTAGVFQFEGEGITDATRKIRPSSFADITAITSLYRPGPMANIPDFTDRKHGKAPVEYLLEDTREVLSETYGIMVYQEQVMGIASRIAGYSLGEADMLRRAMGKKIKEEMDKHRERFMQGAIERGHDKQRSSDLFDLMYKFADYGFNKSHAAAYSVVTLQTAYLKCHYAAEFFAALLSTELSDTDKIVKYSKDAAKRGILVKSPHVNYSDYLFDVRGEDIYFGLGAIKGVGEGAVQAIIEARETMPDKKFHSLDDFFNNIDLRRVNKKVIECLIKAGAFDGFGGHRAQLINGYQKYLDRAQGLQKDKELGQASLFDLGPSTETVVKLEECKAWTRTASLSYEKEVLGFYLSDHPLKGFDTLSELWTTCKVIDLPAQMPPPGSPEAEALKAAKKDWKNRDAGKKRVVVAGLITEMRELITKKGTRMAFSKIEDLTGACELVIFPDSYARFEMQLRDERPVLIGGSLEVEEGVAKIMVDTVSPLEDLLKKTKSLVLHLDKVDPLDYPRLHSLMRDYPGATSVNFEITMPEVNRKILLDTPDVSGIAVSNEFFEGIHAVFGRTDFIELRS, encoded by the coding sequence ATGTCTTTTGCGCACTTACACGTTCACTCTGAATACTCTCTTTTAGAAGCCGCTTGCCGAGTTAAAGGCATTGCCAAAAAAGCCGCTGCTATGCAGATGCCAGCAGTTGCTTTGACTGACAATGGAAACATGTTCGCCGCGGTCGAGTTTTATTTTGCCTGCAAGGACAATAACGTAAAACCGATTTTGGGTTTAGATGCGTATATTGCTCCGGGTTCTCGTCATGAAAAAAAACAAGATCGCGATGCTGTGCAAACGGGTCCACGTCGTTTGGTTTTCTTAGCGCAAAATACGGATGGTTATAAAAATCTCTGTAAGCTTTCAACGATTGGTTACCAAGAAGGTTTTTACTGGAAACCGCGCATCGACTATGAGGTCATCAAAGAATACAATCAAAACTTAATCTGCCTTACGGGCGGCTTGCGCGGCGAAGTGGCAGAAAGCTTCTTGCGTGAAGGACCGGATGCGGCCCTGGCGAAAATTCGTCAGCTCAAAGAGATCTTTGATGATCGTCTGTATTTAGAAATGTGCCGCACGGGCGTTCCTGAGTGGGATCAAATCAATCCTTTCTTGATGGAAGCTTCTAAGATCGTGGGCGTCCCGGTGGTGGCGTCGAATGATGTTCACTACATGACTCAAGACGATCAATTGGCCCAAGAGGTTTTGATCTGTATTGGTTCGAATAAAACTCTCAGTGATGAATCGCGTTTCCGTTTAGGAACAGATGAGTTCTATTTTAAATCCGCCGATCAAATGACGTCGTTATTTGCCGACGTGCCGGAGGCGATCAGCAACACTTTACAAATTGCCGATCGTTGCGATGTGAAATTTAAAATCAAAGATGAGTCCGGGAAACCGATTTACCATCTTCCGACCTTCCCGACGGAAGGTGGCGTCAGCTTGACGGAAGATATTGCTCGTAAATCAAGAGCGGGCCTCGAGGAAAGATTCGTCGAAGCCGCAGCTCGTGGCGAAGCGGTGCCGGAAGAAAAAAAACCTGAATACGAAGCGCGATTAAAATACGAATTAGGCATTATTGATCGCATGGGCTTTAACGGTTACTTCTTGATCGTCCAAGACTTCATCAATTGGGCAAAGCAAAACGACATTCCGGTGGGGCCGGGCCGTGGTTCGGGGGCGGGTTCTTTAGTTGCTTATGTTTTAAGAATTACGGATTTAGATCCTCTTCCTAACTTCTTGCTGTTTGAGCGTTTCTTAAATCCAGAACGTATCTCGATGCCCGACTTTGATATCGACTTCTGTCAAGATCGTCGTCAAGAGGTCATCCAATACGTGACGCAAAAATACGGGCAAGAATCCGTTTCGCAAATCATCACCTACGGTAAACTTCAAGCTCGCGCGGCGATCAAAGACGTTGGCCGTGTTTTGGGTATGACCTTTCCGGAAGTAGATGCCGTTACCAAATTAATTCCGGAAAAATTAGGCATCACTTTAAAAGACGCTCAAGAAATGGAACCGCGTCTGAATGAAATGATGGAGATGAATCCAACGGTCGCTACACTGTGGGATTTAGCTTTACGTATCGAAGGGATGGTTCGTCACGCGGGGATCCATGCCGCGGGGGTTATCATCGCCGATGGACAGCTCGTACGTCATGCGCCTCTTTATCGTGGGGCGGGGGATGAGCAAGTTGTTCAGTACGATATGAAGCATGCCGAAAAAATCGGTTTGATCAAATTCGACTTCTTGGGTTTAAAGACGCTCACACATATTAATCATGCTCTTAAACTGATTAAGAAAAATCGCGGTAAGACCTTGCTTGCAAGTCAGATCCCGATGACCGACACGGCCACCTTCGAGATGATGTCTCGGGGGGACACGGCCGGGGTGTTCCAGTTCGAGGGTGAGGGTATCACCGATGCCACTCGTAAGATTCGCCCTTCCAGTTTTGCCGATATCACCGCGATCACGTCTCTTTATCGTCCCGGTCCGATGGCGAACATTCCTGACTTTACCGATCGTAAGCACGGGAAGGCGCCCGTTGAATACTTGCTTGAAGACACACGCGAGGTTTTGTCAGAGACCTACGGGATCATGGTCTATCAAGAGCAAGTCATGGGTATTGCCTCGCGCATTGCCGGATACTCTCTGGGTGAAGCCGACATGCTTCGTCGTGCGATGGGTAAAAAGATCAAAGAGGAAATGGATAAGCACCGCGAGCGCTTCATGCAAGGGGCCATTGAGCGCGGTCATGATAAGCAAAGATCATCAGATTTATTTGATCTGATGTATAAGTTTGCCGATTACGGTTTCAATAAATCCCATGCCGCTGCTTATTCAGTGGTCACGCTGCAAACGGCTTATTTGAAGTGCCATTATGCTGCCGAGTTTTTCGCAGCCCTTTTATCGACCGAGCTTTCCGATACCGATAAAATCGTTAAGTACTCTAAAGACGCGGCAAAGCGTGGTATCTTGGTGAAGTCACCGCATGTAAATTATTCGGATTATCTGTTTGATGTCCGTGGTGAAGATATTTATTTCGGTCTAGGCGCAATCAAAGGCGTTGGTGAAGGGGCGGTTCAAGCCATCATTGAAGCTCGCGAAACTATGCCGGATAAAAAGTTTCATTCGTTAGATGATTTCTTTAACAATATCGATCTTCGCCGTGTGAATAAAAAGGTGATTGAGTGCTTAATCAAGGCCGGTGCTTTTGATGGTTTCGGTGGGCATCGCGCCCAGTTGATCAATGGTTATCAAAAATACCTAGATCGCGCACAAGGTTTACAAAAAGATAAAGAACTGGGTCAGGCGTCATTGTTTGATTTAGGTCCTTCCACGGAAACAGTGGTGAAGCTTGAGGAATGCAAAGCGTGGACACGCACGGCTTCTTTGTCTTATGAAAAAGAAGTTTTAGGTTTTTACTTAAGTGATCATCCACTGAAAGGTTTTGATACTCTTTCAGAGCTATGGACGACGTGCAAGGTGATTGATTTGCCCGCGCAAATGCCACCTCCGGGTTCGCCGGAAGCGGAAGCTTTAAAAGCGGCCAAAAAAGACTGGAAGAATCGTGACGCGGGAAAAAAACGCGTCGTGGTGGCGGGGCTTATTACTGAAATGCGTGAGTTGATTACCAAAAAAGGGACGCGCATGGCATTTAGTAAGATCGAAGATCTTACCGGAGCTTGTGAGTTGGTGATTTTCCCCGACTCTTACGCGCGATTTGAAATGCAATTGCGTGACGAAAGGCCGGTCTTGATTGGCGGTTCTTTAGAGGTTGAAGAGGGTGTGGCCAAGATCATGGTCGACACTGTTTCGCCATTAGAAGATCTGCTTAAAAAGACCAAGAGTCTGGTGTTACATTTAGATAAGGTGGATCCTTTGGATTACCCTCGTTTGCATTCGTTGATGAGGGATTATCCGGGGGCGACTTCGGTGAATTTTGAAATCACCATGCCCGAGGTGAATCGCAAGATTCTTTTAGACACTCCCGATGTGTCAGGCATTGCCGTGAGCAATGAGTTTTTTGAGGGGATTCATGCCGTTTTCGGACGCACGGACTTTATTGAGTTAAGGAGCTAA
- a CDS encoding TetR/AcrR family transcriptional regulator, with translation MTQTLTPPKTYNEALKRGHYYLQTVGFNGFSFQDLANDLGIRKASLHYYFSSKEDLGLALIKEYEKYFNNFTKKNAKLPAIQQLEAWLKYCYGMTKDHQKLCPIGVLTCELNTFSSKMHKSLAKFQSNQRRWAHQTLKQGIKEKAFRKNLDTSWAADIFLESIQGGLQIARLHKKPALFQKTLKGLLKSFS, from the coding sequence ATGACGCAAACTTTGACACCTCCCAAGACTTATAACGAAGCTTTGAAACGTGGCCATTATTATCTCCAAACCGTGGGATTTAACGGTTTTAGCTTTCAGGACCTTGCTAACGACTTAGGGATCCGCAAAGCCAGCCTTCACTACTATTTTTCATCGAAAGAAGATCTAGGCCTAGCCTTAATTAAAGAATACGAAAAGTATTTCAATAACTTCACCAAAAAAAACGCCAAGTTGCCTGCGATTCAACAGTTGGAGGCATGGCTTAAATACTGTTATGGGATGACAAAAGACCATCAAAAACTGTGTCCAATTGGCGTGTTAACGTGTGAACTCAACACCTTTTCATCGAAGATGCATAAGAGCCTTGCTAAATTTCAAAGCAACCAAAGACGCTGGGCCCATCAAACACTGAAACAGGGAATTAAAGAAAAAGCCTTTAGAAAAAATTTAGATACTTCGTGGGCAGCAGATATTTTTTTAGAAAGCATTCAAGGCGGATTGCAAATCGCAAGATTGCATAAAAAACCCGCCCTGTTTCAAAAAACTCTTAAAGGACTGCTTAAAAGTTTTTCCTGA
- a CDS encoding acetyl-CoA C-acetyltransferase, producing the protein MNKAAKTMRPVAILGGSRTPFVKSFSHYARIGNRELMTATLKDLVNKLNIQGERLGDVALGAVMKNASDWNMSRESLLSSGLDPHTPGYDVQRACGTGLETIAQIALKIAAGQIESGIGGGTDTNSDIAGVLPHEFTWILKDAQAAKTLPDRLKKLSEFKLQYLKPQFPTVQEPRTGKSMGQHTEMMVKDWMISREAQDELAYRSHMNAAKAYDEGFYNDLVFEFNGLKKDIFVRGDTTIEKLAKLKPAFDFTGTGTLTAGNSTPLTDGASAVLLGSEEWAQKKNLDVLAYFVDAEYAGVDYVGGEGLLMAPAYAVPRMLRRNGLTLQDFDFYEIHEAFAGQVLCTLKAWESDEYCRTKLGEPKALGSIDRSKLNVKGGSLALGHPFAATGGRIVASLAKMLKQKGSGRGLVSVCTAGGMGVTAIIER; encoded by the coding sequence ATGAATAAAGCAGCAAAAACCATGCGTCCGGTGGCTATTCTTGGTGGATCTCGTACTCCATTTGTGAAATCTTTCTCGCACTATGCGCGCATTGGGAATAGGGAGTTGATGACGGCAACGTTAAAAGACCTGGTAAATAAATTAAACATCCAAGGGGAGCGTTTGGGGGATGTGGCTTTAGGCGCGGTGATGAAAAATGCTTCGGATTGGAATATGTCCCGCGAATCACTTTTAAGCTCGGGCCTTGATCCGCACACACCAGGTTATGATGTGCAACGTGCCTGCGGTACGGGATTAGAAACAATTGCACAAATTGCGTTAAAGATCGCGGCGGGGCAAATTGAAAGTGGCATTGGCGGTGGGACGGATACCAACAGTGATATCGCCGGGGTTTTGCCGCATGAATTCACGTGGATTTTGAAAGACGCACAAGCCGCGAAAACTTTGCCGGATCGTTTGAAAAAATTGTCTGAATTCAAACTGCAATACTTAAAACCTCAATTTCCCACGGTGCAAGAGCCTCGTACCGGTAAATCCATGGGGCAGCACACGGAAATGATGGTGAAAGATTGGATGATCTCTCGCGAAGCTCAAGATGAGTTGGCTTATCGCAGTCATATGAATGCGGCGAAAGCTTATGATGAGGGATTTTATAATGACCTGGTTTTTGAATTTAACGGCCTTAAAAAAGATATCTTCGTCCGTGGCGATACGACAATTGAAAAATTAGCGAAACTAAAACCCGCCTTTGATTTTACGGGCACGGGCACCTTGACGGCAGGAAACAGCACGCCATTGACAGACGGTGCTTCCGCAGTTCTTTTGGGCAGTGAAGAATGGGCACAAAAAAAGAACTTAGATGTTTTAGCTTATTTTGTAGATGCAGAATACGCGGGCGTTGATTACGTGGGTGGTGAAGGTCTTTTGATGGCCCCCGCGTATGCAGTTCCAAGAATGCTTCGTCGCAATGGTTTGACTCTGCAAGATTTTGATTTCTATGAAATCCATGAAGCTTTTGCGGGCCAGGTTCTTTGCACACTCAAGGCTTGGGAATCAGATGAATATTGCCGCACTAAATTGGGAGAACCAAAAGCTTTAGGTTCTATTGATCGCAGTAAATTAAATGTCAAAGGTGGAAGCCTTGCTTTGGGTCATCCCTTTGCCGCCACCGGTGGCCGTATTGTGGCGTCTTTAGCAAAAATGCTAAAGCAAAAAGGTTCGGGCCGTGGCTTGGTCTCGGTGTGTACGGCGGGTGGCATGGGTGTCACGGCAATTATCGAAAGATAG
- a CDS encoding alpha/beta fold hydrolase, producing MNFIVLLSWILPKAGARRAQKIFLTPTRVPRPASEADFYNSAKKYQFPHGIAAFEWGETQNPAVLLVHGWSGRGTQIGAFAAPLVKAGFRVIAIDGPAHGASDGQMTNVGEFANALMAVQKNIGPLHALIAHSFGAGCSIVAIQRGLQVKKAVLIAGPARYERVLANFFKLLPISPQAQEYFIVELQKKVGIHVKDLNVGHLGKSLPIEAMIVHDTEDKEVRFQSALEIQEVWPQAKLLRTEGLGHRRILRDPEVLRAVTEFIKS from the coding sequence ATGAATTTTATTGTGCTCCTGTCTTGGATCCTCCCCAAGGCAGGAGCTCGTCGGGCGCAAAAAATATTTCTAACCCCGACACGTGTGCCTCGTCCTGCTTCTGAAGCTGACTTTTATAATTCTGCAAAAAAATATCAATTTCCTCATGGCATTGCCGCGTTTGAATGGGGTGAAACGCAAAATCCCGCCGTGCTGTTAGTGCATGGATGGAGTGGCCGGGGAACTCAAATAGGAGCTTTTGCTGCGCCCTTGGTGAAGGCGGGGTTCCGAGTGATTGCCATTGATGGTCCCGCGCATGGTGCTTCTGACGGTCAAATGACAAATGTGGGCGAGTTCGCCAATGCGCTGATGGCGGTTCAAAAAAATATCGGACCTTTGCACGCTTTGATTGCTCACTCTTTTGGGGCTGGATGTTCTATTGTCGCCATTCAGCGGGGGCTGCAAGTAAAGAAAGCCGTTTTGATCGCGGGACCTGCAAGATACGAGAGAGTTCTTGCTAATTTTTTTAAACTCTTACCGATTTCGCCTCAAGCGCAGGAATATTTTATTGTCGAGCTGCAAAAAAAAGTGGGAATCCATGTGAAAGATCTGAATGTAGGTCACCTCGGAAAGAGCCTTCCTATTGAAGCCATGATTGTACATGATACTGAGGACAAAGAGGTCCGTTTTCAATCTGCGCTTGAGATTCAGGAAGTTTGGCCGCAGGCAAAACTTTTGCGCACGGAAGGATTGGGTCATCGACGTATTTTGCGTGATCCAGAAGTCCTTCGTGCCGTGACGGAGTTTATTAAATCTTAA
- a CDS encoding ABC transporter substrate-binding protein — MKSQFTTRIFLLAAAASLITACTKKSDDIKVGVYGPFTGGSAPMGVSMRNGAQLAIEEINAAGGVLGKKLVMVDRDDEAKNERGGQIMQELLDKEQVVAVLGPINTGVANASTNYPNKKKVPQIINVSAGAKVNDYFKEVPENYIFRIAANDPLQAKMVVGEALKRGFKKPALLCDDTNFGQSGRHQMETILESNGLKPVYVGKFKIKDTDMTAQLQEAKAAKADVLLVWGIGPELAAVSNSLDRIGWKVDQIGSWTLAMSNYIVNAGKNGNGTTMPQTFIELSATTPRQKKFVEDYRKKYNENPIQSAVSAAQGYDSVYLLKMAIQQAGSTEGPKIKAALENLAETYEGVTGTYTKPFSATDHEAVKDANVRMGMVKDGQVVEATAAAKK; from the coding sequence GTGAAATCTCAATTCACAACTCGAATTTTTCTATTGGCCGCAGCGGCGTCTTTGATCACCGCATGTACAAAAAAATCTGACGACATCAAAGTGGGTGTTTATGGACCCTTCACGGGTGGATCAGCTCCGATGGGTGTTTCAATGCGTAATGGGGCGCAATTAGCGATTGAAGAAATCAATGCCGCCGGTGGCGTATTAGGTAAAAAGCTTGTGATGGTGGACCGCGATGATGAAGCGAAAAATGAGCGCGGCGGACAAATCATGCAAGAACTTTTAGATAAGGAACAAGTCGTCGCTGTTCTTGGTCCGATCAACACGGGTGTTGCAAACGCCAGCACGAATTATCCAAATAAGAAAAAAGTGCCGCAAATCATCAACGTGAGCGCGGGCGCAAAAGTAAATGATTATTTTAAAGAAGTTCCTGAAAACTACATCTTCCGCATTGCTGCGAATGACCCTTTGCAAGCAAAGATGGTGGTCGGTGAAGCTTTAAAACGTGGATTTAAAAAGCCTGCTCTTCTTTGTGACGACACGAACTTTGGACAAAGTGGTCGTCATCAAATGGAAACAATTTTAGAATCTAACGGCTTAAAGCCAGTTTACGTCGGTAAGTTTAAAATCAAAGACACGGACATGACGGCGCAATTGCAAGAAGCCAAGGCGGCGAAAGCCGATGTTTTACTTGTGTGGGGTATTGGACCTGAACTGGCGGCGGTTTCAAATTCTTTAGATCGTATCGGTTGGAAAGTGGATCAGATCGGCAGCTGGACTTTGGCGATGTCGAATTATATCGTGAACGCGGGTAAAAACGGTAATGGCACCACGATGCCACAGACATTTATTGAACTGAGTGCGACAACTCCTCGTCAAAAGAAGTTTGTGGAGGACTATCGCAAAAAATATAACGAAAATCCGATTCAATCGGCGGTCTCTGCAGCTCAAGGATATGATTCTGTTTATTTGTTAAAAATGGCGATTCAGCAGGCGGGTTCTACAGAAGGTCCAAAAATCAAAGCGGCCCTTGAAAATTTAGCAGAAACTTATGAAGGCGTTACCGGCACGTACACAAAGCCTTTCTCGGCAACCGATCACGAAGCGGTGAAAGACGCCAATGTTCGCATGGGTATGGTGAAAGACGGACAGGTTGTTGAAGCCACTGCTGCCGCCAAAAAATAG